A window of bacterium genomic DNA:
CTTATGTTCCACAACCTCTTCCTGGGACGTATCGAACGGGTGGAGGGAGAGTTGAGCCGAATGGCGACGGAGCTTGAAGATGTGGTCCGCTCCTGAGTCAGCAAGGTTCCGTCCCCAGCGAAGGCCGAACCTGGAACTGGGGATGACCCCTCTCATCGATATCGTTTTTCTCCTCCTGATATTTTTCATGCTGACATCCCGCTTTGTGGTTCAGGAGGGGATCCAGGTCGACCTGCCGGTAACAGACCGTTCCCACACCCTCCCTGCGGAGAAAACCCACAGGATAACTGTTCGATCCCAGGGGGTGATTGTAATGGACGGCAGGACCATGACGGTGGGAGATGTGGAGCTTTATCTGCGGGATCGGGACGCCGCTTATTTCGGGACACAATTCGAGATCCTCGCGGACAGGAGTGCTTCTGTCCAGACCGTGATCTCCCTTCTGGAAATGTTAAGGGATAAAGGTGCCTCCCGGGTTACTTTGGGCACCGAGCGTTCCGTTGAGAAATAACCCCCACTGACAGCACCCGCTGGAAATGTGAGGCGAGGGGGATTGAAGACCATGGGACGCGGTGACTCGGTGACAGGGTGACGCGGGGTAAAACCTGGAACGGTAAACCTGAAACTCCAATTACTGTCATTCACGGCAGAGCTGTATCCAGGTATTAGGTATCTAAGTATCTAAGTATCCAGGTTTTACGGATTTCGGATCACGGGTCACGAATTATGAACTATGAATTATGGATTTTCCACCACTTCAAGGATGTATCAAATTTGTAGGCACAAACTTGTAGGCACTTGACACGGTGCCGGACCTCTGCTAACGAGTCGAAGTTTATAAAAATCTATATGGGAGAGGTATGATTTTGATTGGGAAAATAAATTTAACACTAATATGCGCGATATTGTTCTCCCTGCTGGCAGCATCTTCTGTCGCGGCTGCCCCATGCGGCGATTGCCATGCCGAGTGGTTGGAGAAGATCACCGCACAAAAGATATTGCATTCACCTTTCGAGGAGGTGGATTGCGAATCGTGCCACGATGACCACGGTGATACCAACAAGCTGATCCTGGTGGAAGAGGGTAGTGCACTCTGTTATCAGTGCCACGATGAACCCTCTGAAGGCGCGCATATCCATGCCGCCGTGGAAGAGGAAGGGTGTGTGGGTTGCCACAACCCTCATGGATCTGAAAACAAGGCTCTCCTCCTGGATCCTGTACCAGACCTGTGCATCGGCTGCCACGATGATCCCACTATGAAAGCTGTTATCCACGAAGCCGCCGCTGACGGCGGTTGCGTGGACTGTCACGATCCCCACTCTTCGAAAAACCAGAAACTTCTCGTTGCCACAGGTACCGCCCTTTGTGCCGAGTGCCACGATGACCCTGCTGACAAAGGGGCCCTTCATCCTATTATCGAGGATGACGGGTGCTCCGCCTGCCACGACCCTCACTCATCGGACAACAAGGCTCTGTTAAATGTACCGAAGGGTGAACTCTGTGTGGAATGCCACGATGATCCCGCCGACAAGGGAGCCCTTCACCCCATCATTGAGGAGGACGGGTGCTACGCGTGTCACAGCCCCCACGCTTCGGCCAACGGCTCCCTTCTGACAGAACCTGTGGCCACTTTGTGCCTCGAGTGCCACGACGATCCCACGATGAAAGCCGTTAAGCACGAAGCCGCTGCAGACGGTGGTTGTGTGGACTGTCACGATCCTCATTCCTCGAAGAACAAGCCCCTACTCCTCAAGGCCGGAGCCGATCTGTGTGCCCAATGTCATGATGGTCTCATGGAGGGCAAGCTTCACAGCATCATTGATGAGGACGGCTGCCTGGCTTGCCACGATCCCCATTCCTCAGATAATGCCAAGCTTCTACCAGGGCCGGCCGAAGGGATGTGCCAGGAGTGCCACGACAGTATGGTTGATGGCGGTCCCGTGGTTCACGAGGCGGTTTCCGACGGAAGCTGTACCGATTGCCATACTCCCCACGCATCGAAAAACAGTCCCCTGCTTCTGAGCGACCAGCCCACGTTATGCGGGGAGTGCCACGAGGTCTTCGGTGAGTTTGACAATCAGCATCACACCGCTATCACGGACGGAGATTGTACCGATTGCCACGGAGCCCATACTGCACCACAGCCCAAGTTACTTCTCGCCCCCTACAATACGGAAAGATATCCTGGCCCATTCACTGAAGAGAAGTTCGCCCTGTGTTTCGAGTGCCACGACCCTTCCCTCGTAACAGGCAAGGGTGAAGATGGTGTTACCAACTTCCGGAATGGGGACAAGAACCTGCACGACCTTCACGTCCAGGGTGCACTGGAACCAAACAAATACGGCATCATCAAGCGCGGGAGGGCCCGGTCCTGCTCCGGCTGCCACGATCCCCACGGATCATCCCAGCCCTTT
This region includes:
- a CDS encoding cytochrome c3 family protein, yielding MIGKINLTLICAILFSLLAASSVAAAPCGDCHAEWLEKITAQKILHSPFEEVDCESCHDDHGDTNKLILVEEGSALCYQCHDEPSEGAHIHAAVEEEGCVGCHNPHGSENKALLLDPVPDLCIGCHDDPTMKAVIHEAAADGGCVDCHDPHSSKNQKLLVATGTALCAECHDDPADKGALHPIIEDDGCSACHDPHSSDNKALLNVPKGELCVECHDDPADKGALHPIIEEDGCYACHSPHASANGSLLTEPVATLCLECHDDPTMKAVKHEAAADGGCVDCHDPHSSKNKPLLLKAGADLCAQCHDGLMEGKLHSIIDEDGCLACHDPHSSDNAKLLPGPAEGMCQECHDSMVDGGPVVHEAVSDGSCTDCHTPHASKNSPLLLSDQPTLCGECHEVFGEFDNQHHTAITDGDCTDCHGAHTAPQPKLLLAPYNTERYPGPFTEEKFALCFECHDPSLVTGKGEDGVTNFRNGDKNLHDLHVQGALEPNKYGIIKRGRARSCSGCHDPHGSSQPFDLLRDYECADVQCYTMTYYPFEDGGKCAVGCHKPKSYHRDGGTSEPQPAK
- a CDS encoding biopolymer transporter ExbD, with protein sequence MWSAPESARFRPQRRPNLELGMTPLIDIVFLLLIFFMLTSRFVVQEGIQVDLPVTDRSHTLPAEKTHRITVRSQGVIVMDGRTMTVGDVELYLRDRDAAYFGTQFEILADRSASVQTVISLLEMLRDKGASRVTLGTERSVEK